A portion of the Streptomyces coeruleoprunus genome contains these proteins:
- a CDS encoding 2-aminoethylphosphonate ABC transporter permease subunit codes for MCPDARPAAPATARPRTLRPALWVLPPLAVLAVVFLYPLVLVVRESLAPGAYAGVLASGAFRDALGTTVLLAAGSTAGCLVLGFVLALIVAFVPFPGSRAVARFVDVFLSFPSFLITLALLFLYGTVGVANGLWTDLTGAATGPFRFLTTPWGVLLAEITYFTPFVMRPLLAAFAQLDTAQLEVASSLGARPARVVRRVILPEALPALVAGGSLVLVLSLNEFGIVLFTGAKGVTTLPMLVHAKAVLESDYAGACVVAVVNVVLSVGLYAVYRGVSRRAGAHR; via the coding sequence GTGTGCCCCGATGCCCGCCCGGCCGCACCGGCAACGGCACGCCCCCGCACCCTGCGGCCCGCGCTCTGGGTCCTTCCGCCCCTCGCCGTGCTCGCCGTCGTGTTCCTCTACCCCCTCGTGCTCGTCGTCCGGGAGTCGCTGGCCCCCGGGGCGTACGCCGGGGTGCTGGCCTCCGGGGCCTTCCGGGACGCGCTCGGCACGACCGTGCTGCTCGCCGCCGGCTCGACGGCCGGCTGCCTGGTGCTGGGCTTCGTGCTGGCCCTGATCGTGGCGTTCGTGCCGTTCCCCGGCTCGCGCGCGGTGGCCCGGTTCGTCGACGTCTTCCTCTCCTTCCCGTCCTTCCTGATCACGCTCGCGCTGCTCTTCCTCTACGGCACGGTCGGCGTCGCCAACGGCCTGTGGACGGACCTGACCGGGGCCGCCACCGGGCCCTTCCGGTTCCTGACGACGCCCTGGGGCGTGCTCCTCGCGGAGATCACGTACTTCACGCCGTTCGTGATGCGCCCGCTGCTCGCCGCGTTCGCGCAACTCGACACCGCGCAGCTGGAGGTGGCGTCCTCCCTGGGCGCCCGGCCCGCGCGCGTCGTGCGGCGGGTGATCCTGCCGGAGGCGCTGCCCGCCCTCGTCGCGGGCGGCAGCCTCGTCCTGGTCCTGTCGCTGAACGAGTTCGGCATCGTCCTGTTCACCGGCGCCAAGGGCGTCACGACCCTGCCGATGCTCGTCCACGCCAAGGCGGTCCTGGAGTCCGACTACGCCGGGGCCTGCGTGGTCGCCGTCGTCAACGTCGTCCTCTCCGTGGGCCTGTACGCCGTCTACCGGGGGGTGAGCCGCCGTGCTGGTGCACACCGCTAG
- a CDS encoding DUF6412 domain-containing protein, with translation MGTVFVRWLLPLFGLLGLVLVMDASSLSVVALAATTLLTCALVSARGVPAVPPTRVRTAIRDREQRTAFLPQRDPDASGRRRPRAPGRTLPTAA, from the coding sequence ATGGGCACGGTGTTCGTGCGGTGGCTGCTTCCCCTGTTCGGTCTTCTCGGGCTGGTCCTCGTCATGGACGCGTCCTCGCTCTCCGTCGTCGCGCTCGCCGCGACCACGCTGCTCACCTGCGCGCTCGTCAGCGCGCGCGGTGTCCCCGCCGTGCCGCCCACCCGGGTGCGCACCGCCATCCGCGACCGTGAGCAACGCACCGCCTTCCTGCCCCAGCGCGATCCCGACGCCTCGGGGCGCCGCCGGCCCCGAGCACCGGGCCGAACCCTCCCGACGGCCGCGTAG
- a CDS encoding fumarylacetoacetate hydrolase family protein → MKLLRVGPAGAERPALLDHDGTLRDLSALVADIDGNLLSDASALDRVRAAAGAGVLPALDADGLRVGPPVARVGKVVCIGLNYHDHARETGAEPPAEPVVFLKAADTVVGPDDTVLVPRGSRKTDWEVELAVVIGRTARYLDSAEAALAHVAGYAVAHDVSEREFQIERGGTWDKGKNCETFNPLGPWLVTADEVPDPQALGLRLWVNGELKQNGTTADQIFPVGEVVRYVSQFMTLYPGDVINTGTPAGVAMGAPEPKPYLGAGDVVELEIDGLGRQRQELKDA, encoded by the coding sequence ATGAAGCTGTTGCGCGTCGGCCCGGCAGGAGCCGAGCGTCCCGCCCTGCTCGACCACGACGGCACCCTGCGCGACCTGTCCGCGCTCGTCGCGGACATCGACGGGAACCTGCTCTCGGACGCGTCCGCGCTGGACCGTGTCCGGGCCGCGGCGGGCGCCGGGGTGCTGCCCGCGCTGGACGCCGACGGGCTGCGGGTCGGCCCGCCGGTCGCCCGGGTGGGCAAGGTCGTCTGCATCGGGCTCAACTACCACGACCATGCCCGCGAGACCGGTGCCGAGCCGCCCGCCGAGCCGGTCGTCTTCCTCAAAGCGGCCGACACGGTCGTCGGGCCGGACGACACCGTGCTCGTTCCGCGCGGCAGCCGCAAGACGGACTGGGAGGTCGAGCTGGCCGTAGTCATCGGACGTACGGCCCGCTATCTGGACTCCGCGGAAGCGGCGCTCGCCCATGTCGCGGGCTACGCGGTGGCCCACGACGTGTCGGAGCGCGAGTTCCAGATCGAGCGGGGCGGCACCTGGGACAAGGGCAAGAACTGCGAGACGTTCAACCCGCTCGGCCCGTGGCTCGTCACCGCCGACGAGGTGCCCGACCCCCAGGCGCTCGGCCTGCGGCTGTGGGTCAACGGCGAGCTGAAGCAGAACGGCACCACGGCCGACCAGATCTTCCCGGTCGGCGAAGTGGTGCGGTACGTCAGCCAGTTCATGACCCTGTACCCGGGTGACGTCATCAACACCGGTACGCCGGCGGGCGTCGCCATGGGCGCCCCGGAGCCGAAGCCGTACCTGGGCGCCGGCGACGTCGTGGAGCTGGAGATCGACGGCCTCGGCCGCCAGCGCCAGGAGCTGAAGGACGCGTAG
- a CDS encoding ABC transporter ATP-binding protein, translating to MSGIRFERVSVAYGGTTVLDGLDLTVEPGEVMALLGPSGSGKTTALRAVAGFVRPSAGRVFIGGRDVTGLPPHRRGIGMVVQQYALFPHLRVEDNVAFGLKARKTPRGEIRARVAEALEMTGMAGHARRYPRELSGGQQQRVAIARALAIRPGVLLLDEPLSALDARLRSGMLTELARLHRELPDVSFLYVTHDQVEALTLADRIAVMDRARLRDCGTPQELYRTPRTEFTASFVGSANLLPVVVGADMVSFAGRELKVATGDAAPGAAATLCVRPHLVGLGEGPNALRGRLAEVQWRGSTHRLSVDVAGHRVTADVRELRRPPAPGAEITVHFAPDDAVLLAAGVGAHAA from the coding sequence GTGAGCGGCATACGGTTCGAGCGGGTGTCGGTCGCGTACGGCGGCACCACCGTCCTGGACGGGCTCGACCTCACCGTCGAGCCCGGCGAGGTCATGGCGCTGCTCGGCCCGTCCGGCTCGGGCAAGACCACCGCGCTGCGGGCCGTCGCCGGGTTCGTACGGCCCTCGGCGGGCCGGGTGTTCATCGGCGGCCGGGACGTGACCGGGCTGCCGCCGCACCGGCGCGGCATCGGCATGGTCGTCCAGCAGTACGCGCTCTTCCCGCACCTGCGGGTCGAGGACAACGTGGCCTTCGGGCTGAAGGCGCGGAAGACCCCCAGGGGCGAGATCCGCGCCCGGGTGGCCGAGGCGCTGGAGATGACCGGCATGGCCGGCCACGCCCGCCGGTACCCGCGCGAACTGTCCGGAGGCCAGCAGCAGCGCGTCGCCATCGCCCGCGCGCTCGCGATCCGGCCCGGTGTGCTGCTGCTCGACGAGCCGCTGTCCGCGCTCGACGCCCGGCTCAGGTCCGGGATGCTCACCGAACTGGCGCGGCTCCACCGCGAACTGCCGGACGTGTCCTTCCTGTACGTCACGCACGACCAGGTCGAGGCGCTGACGCTCGCCGACCGGATCGCGGTCATGGACCGGGCCCGGCTTCGGGACTGCGGCACCCCGCAGGAGCTGTACCGGACGCCGCGTACGGAGTTCACGGCGTCGTTCGTCGGCAGCGCGAACCTGCTGCCCGTCGTGGTCGGGGCGGACATGGTGTCGTTCGCCGGGCGGGAGCTGAAGGTCGCCACCGGCGACGCCGCCCCGGGCGCCGCCGCGACCCTGTGCGTCCGCCCGCACCTGGTCGGGCTGGGGGAGGGGCCGAACGCGCTGCGGGGCCGGCTGGCCGAGGTCCAGTGGCGTGGCTCCACCCACCGCCTCTCCGTGGACGTGGCCGGCCACCGGGTGACGGCGGACGTACGGGAACTGCGGCGACCCCCGGCGCCCGGCGCCGAGATCACCGTCCACTTCGCACCCGACGACGCGGTGCTGCTGGCGGCGGGGGTGGGCGCCCATGCCGCCTAG
- a CDS encoding YidC/Oxa1 family membrane protein insertase, with protein sequence MSVFVAFFEWLAGFVPAPAAIVLLTALVRLLLLPLSVAAARGQKARTRLAPQLAELRKKHAKNPERLQKAVLELHAEENVSPLAGCLPGLLQVPVFFLLYHLFTSGRLGDHFLLAAPLEGHWADALAAGGPFGPAGLVYVALFAVVAAVATYTYRQSRAQMAAASAASGGEVLPGVAAPMMKVLPLLSFATLVTVAVVPLAAALYVVTSTTWTAAERTVLYRSGDRSAGRSST encoded by the coding sequence ATGTCCGTGTTCGTTGCGTTCTTCGAGTGGCTCGCCGGCTTCGTCCCCGCGCCCGCCGCCATCGTTCTCCTCACCGCCCTGGTACGCCTGCTCCTGCTGCCCCTGTCCGTCGCCGCCGCCCGCGGCCAGAAGGCCCGCACCCGCCTCGCCCCGCAGCTGGCCGAGCTGCGGAAGAAGCACGCCAAGAACCCGGAGCGACTGCAGAAGGCCGTCCTCGAACTGCACGCCGAGGAGAACGTCTCACCGCTCGCCGGCTGCCTGCCGGGGCTGCTCCAGGTGCCCGTCTTCTTCCTGCTCTACCACCTGTTCACGAGCGGGCGTCTCGGTGACCACTTCCTGCTCGCCGCGCCCCTCGAAGGCCACTGGGCCGACGCCCTCGCGGCCGGGGGGCCCTTCGGGCCCGCCGGGCTCGTGTACGTGGCGCTGTTCGCCGTCGTGGCCGCCGTCGCCACGTACACGTACCGGCAGAGCCGGGCGCAGATGGCCGCCGCGTCCGCCGCGTCCGGGGGCGAGGTGCTGCCCGGGGTCGCCGCGCCGATGATGAAGGTGCTGCCGCTGCTGTCCTTCGCCACGCTGGTGACCGTCGCCGTCGTCCCGCTGGCCGCTGCGCTGTACGTCGTGACCAGCACGACGTGGACCGCCGCCGAGCGGACCGTGCTGTACCGGTCGGGTGACCGGTCCGCTGGCCGGTCCAGTACGTGA
- a CDS encoding TIGR03364 family FAD-dependent oxidoreductase, which produces MRVIVVGAGVVGTMHAWHAVERGHEVVHIEREAEARGASLRNFGQIWVSGRAAGEELATALRARELWEGIGVRVPGLGFRANGSLTPVRTALERAVAEAAATGPDAAARGFRLVGADEARVLNPALRGDFTAALWCERDAAVEPRTAQLALREALLASGRYTFLPGREVRDVVGENGVRDDHGDTHTGDAVVLCTGAWLGGLVREVAGPVPVRRVRLQMMQTAPLGEPLTTSVADADSFRYYPAYDSRRLDEGQPQEPVAAAHRMQLLMVQRLDGGLTIGDTHEYEHPFAFDTVEDPYEHLTRVVEGLLGRPLPPVRRRWAGVYAQCTDPSRVVHRQRVRDGVVLVTGPGGRGMTCAPAIAETTANELNW; this is translated from the coding sequence GTGAGAGTCATCGTCGTAGGAGCCGGCGTGGTGGGCACCATGCACGCCTGGCACGCAGTGGAACGCGGCCACGAGGTCGTACACATCGAGCGCGAAGCCGAGGCCCGCGGCGCCTCGCTGCGCAACTTCGGGCAGATCTGGGTCAGCGGCCGCGCCGCCGGCGAGGAGCTGGCGACGGCCCTGCGCGCCCGGGAGTTGTGGGAGGGCATCGGGGTCCGCGTGCCCGGCCTCGGCTTCCGGGCCAACGGCTCCCTCACCCCCGTACGCACCGCCCTCGAACGCGCCGTCGCCGAAGCCGCCGCCACCGGCCCCGACGCCGCCGCCCGCGGCTTCCGGCTGGTCGGCGCCGACGAGGCCCGCGTCCTCAACCCGGCCCTGCGCGGCGACTTCACCGCCGCCCTCTGGTGCGAGCGGGACGCCGCCGTCGAGCCGCGCACCGCCCAACTCGCCCTCCGCGAGGCCCTGCTGGCCTCCGGCCGCTACACCTTCCTGCCCGGCCGCGAGGTCCGGGACGTCGTCGGCGAGAACGGCGTGCGCGACGACCACGGCGACACCCACACCGGCGACGCCGTCGTCCTGTGCACCGGCGCCTGGCTCGGCGGCCTCGTCCGCGAGGTCGCCGGCCCCGTCCCCGTCCGCCGGGTGCGGCTCCAGATGATGCAGACCGCCCCGCTGGGCGAGCCGCTCACCACGTCCGTCGCCGACGCCGACAGCTTCCGCTACTACCCTGCGTACGACTCCCGGCGCCTCGACGAGGGCCAGCCGCAGGAGCCGGTCGCCGCGGCCCACCGCATGCAGCTGCTCATGGTGCAGCGCCTCGACGGCGGGCTGACCATCGGCGACACCCACGAGTACGAGCACCCCTTCGCCTTCGACACCGTCGAGGACCCCTACGAGCACCTGACGCGGGTCGTCGAGGGCCTCCTCGGGCGCCCGCTGCCGCCCGTGCGGCGCCGCTGGGCCGGCGTGTACGCGCAGTGCACCGACCCCTCGCGGGTCGTCCACCGCCAGCGGGTCCGCGACGGCGTCGTGCTCGTCACCGGGCCCGGCGGACGCGGGATGACGTGCGCGCCCGCCATCGCCGAGACGACCGCGAACGAACTGAACTGGTGA
- a CDS encoding GntR family transcriptional regulator: MEHLEPPTWTTPGAPVRSGIPEHGRIPKYYAVKAHVAALIEELGEGGTLPAERDLAVRYEVSRETVRQALRELLLEGRLQRRGRGTVVAGPKLEQPLSLASYTEGVRRQGRRPGRRLVTLDRFAAPPALAAELDLEPGASVWHMERVLLADDERVGLESTYVAEARVPRLDRDFDPDSSFYAYLRERLGIGFGDADERIETVLATPREALLIGTPPALPMLLLHRLSRDTGGRPLERVRTLYRGDRFSFTTRLG, from the coding sequence GTGGAACACCTGGAACCCCCGACCTGGACGACCCCCGGCGCCCCCGTCCGCTCCGGTATCCCGGAGCACGGCCGCATCCCGAAGTACTACGCCGTGAAGGCCCATGTGGCCGCACTCATCGAGGAGTTGGGCGAGGGCGGCACCCTCCCCGCCGAACGCGACCTCGCCGTCCGCTACGAGGTCTCCCGCGAGACGGTCCGCCAGGCGCTGCGCGAACTCCTCCTGGAGGGCAGGCTTCAGCGCCGGGGCCGCGGCACGGTCGTCGCCGGGCCCAAGCTGGAACAGCCGCTCTCCCTCGCCAGCTACACCGAGGGCGTCCGCCGCCAGGGCCGCCGGCCCGGCCGCCGGCTGGTGACCCTCGACCGCTTCGCCGCGCCCCCGGCGCTCGCCGCCGAGCTGGACCTCGAACCCGGCGCGTCCGTCTGGCACATGGAGCGCGTCCTGCTCGCCGACGACGAGCGGGTGGGCCTGGAGAGCACCTACGTGGCGGAGGCCCGCGTCCCGCGCCTGGACCGCGACTTCGACCCGGACTCGTCCTTCTACGCGTACCTCCGGGAACGCCTCGGCATCGGCTTCGGCGACGCCGACGAGCGCATCGAGACCGTGCTCGCCACGCCGCGCGAGGCGCTGCTGATCGGCACCCCGCCCGCGCTGCCGATGCTGCTGCTGCACCGGCTGTCCCGGGACACCGGCGGCCGGCCCCTGGAGCGGGTGCGCACGCTCTACCGCGGAGACCGCTTCAGCTTCACCACCCGACTCGGCTGA
- a CDS encoding Gfo/Idh/MocA family oxidoreductase produces MAAAPLTPLRVGLVGYGLAGSVFHAPLIAATPGMVLDTVVTSNEERQRQARAEFPDVRLAASADELWPRAGELDLIVIASPNKTHVPLARAALEAGLPVVVDKPVAGTAAEARSLAALAEERGLLLSVFQNRRWDNDFLTLRALLGTGELGEVQRFESRFERWRPRLKGGWRESGTPEEIGGLLYDLGSHVVDQALELFGPAVRVYAECDVRREGAEADDDTFIALTHANGVRSHLYMSATAAQLGPRFRVLGSRSGFVKYGLDPQEGALREGARPVAGQEWGAEPEAMWGRVGAGQSPLTGGGRPVPTVPGDYPAYYAEIATALRDGTPPPVTAEEAARALDVLEAARRSAREGVTVTLG; encoded by the coding sequence ATGGCTGCTGCTCCCCTCACCCCGCTCCGCGTCGGACTCGTCGGCTACGGCCTCGCGGGCTCCGTCTTCCACGCGCCCCTGATCGCCGCCACCCCCGGCATGGTGCTCGACACGGTCGTCACGTCGAACGAGGAGCGGCAGCGGCAGGCCCGCGCCGAGTTCCCGGACGTACGCCTCGCCGCCTCGGCGGACGAGCTGTGGCCGAGGGCCGGCGAGCTGGACCTGATCGTGATCGCGTCGCCCAACAAGACGCACGTCCCGCTGGCGAGGGCCGCGCTGGAGGCCGGGCTGCCGGTCGTGGTCGACAAGCCGGTCGCGGGCACGGCGGCGGAGGCGCGCTCGCTGGCCGCGCTGGCGGAGGAGCGGGGCCTGCTCCTCTCGGTGTTCCAGAACCGCCGCTGGGACAACGACTTCCTGACCCTGCGGGCCCTGCTGGGGACGGGCGAGCTGGGCGAGGTCCAGCGCTTCGAGTCGCGCTTCGAGCGCTGGCGGCCGCGACTGAAGGGCGGCTGGCGCGAGTCCGGCACGCCGGAGGAGATCGGCGGGCTGCTGTACGACCTGGGCAGCCATGTCGTCGACCAGGCGCTGGAGCTCTTCGGCCCGGCCGTGCGCGTGTACGCCGAGTGCGACGTACGGCGCGAGGGCGCGGAGGCGGACGACGACACGTTCATCGCGCTGACGCACGCGAACGGGGTGCGCTCGCACCTGTACATGAGCGCCACGGCCGCGCAGCTGGGCCCGCGCTTCCGGGTGCTGGGCTCGCGCAGCGGCTTCGTGAAGTACGGCCTCGACCCGCAGGAGGGCGCCCTGCGCGAGGGCGCCCGCCCGGTGGCGGGCCAGGAGTGGGGCGCGGAGCCCGAGGCGATGTGGGGCAGGGTCGGCGCGGGCCAGTCCCCGCTGACGGGCGGCGGCCGCCCGGTCCCGACGGTGCCGGGCGACTACCCGGCGTACTACGCGGAGATCGCCACCGCCCTCCGCGACGGCACGCCTCCCCCGGTCACCGCCGAGGAGGCCGCCAGGGCCCTCGACGTCCTGGAAGCCGCCCGCCGCTCGGCCCGCGAGGGCGTGACGGTGACGCTGGGCTGA
- a CDS encoding phosphonatase-like hydrolase: MPAESAPAPAHAVPAGRPTPRRNLVVLDMAGTTVADDGLVEDAFAAAARRVGEDPAPMLDHVRATMGESKISVFRHLLGGDETRARRANAAFEEAYAERVAAGAVAPVPGAADAVRALRDQGRTVVLTTGFARVTQDALLAALGWQELADLTLCPADAGGRGRPYPDMVLTALLRTRAVDDVRGVAVAGDTGYDMLTGVRAGAGLVAGVLTGAHDAERLTASGATHVLGSVAELPALLARLEAP, encoded by the coding sequence ATGCCGGCCGAGAGCGCCCCGGCCCCCGCGCACGCCGTGCCGGCCGGACGTCCCACGCCCCGAAGGAACCTCGTCGTCCTCGACATGGCCGGCACCACCGTCGCCGACGACGGCCTCGTCGAGGACGCGTTCGCCGCCGCCGCGCGTCGCGTCGGCGAGGACCCGGCGCCGATGCTCGACCACGTACGCGCCACCATGGGCGAGTCCAAGATCTCCGTCTTCCGCCACCTCCTCGGCGGCGACGAGACCAGGGCCCGACGGGCCAACGCCGCCTTCGAGGAGGCGTACGCGGAGCGGGTCGCCGCCGGCGCCGTCGCCCCCGTCCCCGGCGCCGCGGACGCCGTCCGCGCCCTGCGCGACCAGGGCAGGACCGTCGTCCTCACCACCGGCTTCGCCCGCGTCACCCAGGACGCCCTGCTCGCCGCGCTCGGCTGGCAGGAGCTGGCCGACCTGACCCTCTGCCCCGCCGACGCGGGCGGGCGCGGCCGCCCGTACCCCGACATGGTCCTGACCGCCCTCCTCCGTACCCGCGCCGTGGACGACGTGCGGGGCGTCGCCGTCGCCGGGGACACCGGCTACGACATGCTGACCGGCGTCCGCGCCGGCGCCGGCCTCGTCGCGGGCGTCCTCACCGGCGCGCACGACGCCGAACGCCTCACCGCGAGCGGCGCCACGCACGTCCTCGGGTCGGTCGCCGAACTGCCCGCCCTGCTCGCCCGCCTGGAGGCGCCGTGA
- a CDS encoding ROK family transcriptional regulator, translating into MNLTALRSHNTALVLDLLRTAGEGGISRLELAERTGLTPQAVSKITARLRAEGLAADAGRRASTGGKPRTLLRLVPGAAHAVGLHLDRDELTAVLVDLAGVTVAARTTPLDLGAGADAVVDVAVGAVRAVAGAVRGVGGGVAGAVRGVEGGVAGAVRGVGGGVADVGAVSVHGASDPPAALLARTVLGVGVAMPGPLDHATGVPHRVTGFPQWDGYPLRDALAARLGGGLPVALDKDTNAAALGLALKGAAGDSFVYVHLGTGLGAGLVLGGALHRGARTGAGEFGHQTIQLDGPVCGCGGRGCLEALCLAAVARGDLDEAARVLGVGAANAAGLLDIDRVLLGGRVVAAAPGRFVRGVAAVLAERAARAGDAPVPVALATTSPHPVAEGAAHLVLGPLFGL; encoded by the coding sequence GTGAACCTCACCGCGCTGCGCAGCCACAACACCGCCCTCGTGCTGGACCTGCTCCGCACGGCGGGCGAGGGCGGTATCAGCCGGCTGGAGCTGGCCGAGCGCACCGGGCTCACCCCGCAGGCCGTCAGCAAGATCACCGCCCGCCTCCGCGCGGAGGGCCTGGCCGCCGACGCGGGACGCCGCGCCTCCACGGGCGGCAAGCCCCGCACCCTCCTGCGCCTCGTCCCCGGCGCCGCCCACGCCGTGGGCCTCCACCTCGACCGGGACGAGCTGACCGCGGTCCTCGTCGACCTCGCGGGTGTCACCGTCGCCGCACGCACCACCCCTCTGGACCTCGGGGCCGGCGCCGACGCGGTGGTGGACGTGGCGGTGGGGGCGGTGCGTGCGGTGGCGGGCGCGGTGCGGGGTGTCGGAGGCGGGGTGGCGGGCGCGGTGCGGGGCGTCGAAGGCGGGGTGGCGGGTGCGGTGCGGGGTGTCGGAGGCGGGGTGGCTGACGTGGGGGCCGTGTCCGTGCACGGCGCGTCCGACCCGCCGGCCGCACTCCTCGCCCGTACCGTCCTCGGTGTCGGCGTCGCCATGCCCGGTCCCCTCGACCACGCCACCGGTGTGCCGCACCGCGTGACCGGCTTCCCCCAGTGGGACGGCTACCCGCTGCGCGACGCGCTGGCCGCGCGCCTGGGCGGCGGGCTGCCCGTGGCGCTCGACAAGGACACGAACGCCGCCGCCCTGGGCCTCGCGCTGAAGGGCGCGGCCGGGGACTCGTTCGTGTACGTCCACCTCGGCACGGGCCTGGGCGCCGGCCTCGTGCTGGGCGGCGCGCTCCACCGGGGCGCACGGACCGGCGCGGGCGAGTTCGGCCACCAGACCATCCAGCTCGACGGCCCCGTGTGCGGCTGCGGCGGGCGCGGCTGCCTGGAGGCCCTGTGCCTCGCCGCCGTCGCGCGCGGCGACCTGGACGAGGCCGCGCGTGTCCTGGGCGTCGGCGCCGCGAACGCCGCCGGGCTCCTGGACATCGACCGCGTGCTGCTCGGCGGCCGCGTGGTCGCCGCGGCGCCCGGGCGGTTCGTCCGGGGCGTGGCCGCCGTCCTCGCCGAGCGCGCCGCCCGCGCGGGGGACGCCCCGGTGCCCGTCGCCCTCGCGACCACCTCGCCCCACCCGGTCGCCGAGGGCGCCGCGCACCTGGTGCTGGGCCCGCTGTTCGGGCTCTGA
- a CDS encoding Uma2 family endonuclease, whose protein sequence is MTVAQTEVPLDEFEALAAAAPDGLHVELIDGRVIVTPAPDGDHDENVMSVGDQIRERFPALRMYQERGLSVAAYRAGRARVDGAVAPAGYFRGQPSWSDPSGVLMVLEVTSGREEDADVDRTDKRDAYAQAGLPVYLLIDRHRGEAVVHWEPEGGRYRHESRAVFGSKLALPEPFGFDLDTSELA, encoded by the coding sequence ATGACTGTTGCGCAGACCGAAGTACCGCTCGACGAGTTCGAGGCGCTCGCGGCCGCGGCTCCGGACGGCCTTCATGTCGAGCTGATCGACGGGAGGGTCATTGTGACCCCGGCTCCTGATGGCGACCACGACGAGAACGTGATGTCTGTCGGAGACCAGATCAGAGAGCGCTTCCCGGCTCTGCGCATGTATCAGGAACGCGGGCTCTCGGTTGCCGCCTACCGGGCCGGCCGGGCGCGCGTCGATGGCGCCGTGGCGCCGGCCGGGTACTTCCGCGGCCAGCCCTCGTGGTCGGACCCGTCCGGAGTCCTGATGGTTCTCGAGGTCACCTCGGGCCGGGAGGAGGACGCCGACGTCGACCGCACCGACAAGCGCGACGCCTACGCCCAGGCCGGGCTCCCCGTGTACCTCCTCATCGACCGGCACCGCGGTGAGGCAGTGGTGCACTGGGAGCCCGAGGGTGGTCGCTACCGGCACGAGTCGCGCGCCGTGTTCGGATCGAAGCTGGCACTGCCCGAGCCGTTCGGCTTCGACCTCGACACGTCCGAACTGGCCTGA
- a CDS encoding class E sortase encodes MSRRRSAFARTVWCGAELLVTAGVLALLLVVHQLWWTNQQARSGAERTVRALERDWGRGAPGPVPGGASPSGSPAAVPTAEDSSRPPAVPDDRAAPPRPLAYALLRIPSLRLTVPVAPGVGRRDVLDKGFAGHYPGTAPPGRTGNFALAGHRNSHGEPFRDLDRLRPGDHVLVETRDAVHTYAVDAVIPRTSPRDVGVIAAVPRSLVHPGSGYERPGRYLTLTTCAPPLRSTHRLVVWAVLIHSKDVRWGQDR; translated from the coding sequence GTGTCCCGGAGGCGGAGCGCTTTCGCGCGGACGGTCTGGTGCGGTGCCGAGCTGCTCGTCACCGCCGGCGTCCTCGCGCTGCTGCTCGTCGTCCACCAGCTCTGGTGGACCAACCAGCAGGCCCGCTCCGGCGCCGAGCGGACCGTCCGCGCCCTGGAACGGGACTGGGGGCGGGGGGCACCCGGCCCGGTCCCCGGAGGAGCGTCGCCCTCGGGCTCACCCGCGGCCGTGCCCACCGCCGAGGATTCCTCCCGTCCGCCGGCCGTCCCCGACGATCGCGCGGCGCCCCCGCGGCCCCTCGCGTACGCCCTCCTCCGTATCCCCTCCCTCCGCCTCACCGTCCCCGTCGCCCCCGGCGTCGGCCGGCGCGACGTCCTCGACAAGGGCTTCGCCGGGCACTACCCCGGCACCGCCCCACCCGGCCGCACCGGCAACTTCGCCCTCGCCGGGCACCGCAACTCCCACGGCGAGCCCTTCCGCGACCTCGACCGGCTGCGCCCGGGCGACCACGTCCTCGTCGAGACGCGCGACGCCGTCCACACCTACGCCGTGGACGCCGTTATCCCGCGGACCTCGCCCCGCGACGTCGGCGTCATCGCCGCCGTCCCGAGGAGCCTCGTCCACCCGGGATCCGGGTACGAGCGGCCCGGGCGCTATCTGACCCTCACCACCTGCGCGCCGCCCCTGCGGTCCACCCATCGGCTGGTCGTCTGGGCGGTGTTGATCCACTCGAAGGATGTACGGTGGGGCCAGGACCGGTGA